From Chelatococcus sp. YT9, a single genomic window includes:
- a CDS encoding DUF1007 family protein has protein sequence MPRFPYLVPLMGAAALWSTAASAHPHVWVTAKSQLVYDEKADITAVRHSWTFDEAYSSYATQGLDTDGDGKLSAAELTDLAKVNVDSLSEFNYFTKGKANGKTVAFANPTEYNLNFENGRLTLNFTLPVKTPMPANRMLTVEIYDGTYFVAFTLADGDDAATTSGAPKGCATQITRPKKPDEAQQQQLSEAFFEALTANANFGMQFSNRILVACP, from the coding sequence ATGCCCCGTTTCCCCTATCTGGTTCCCCTTATGGGAGCCGCGGCGTTATGGTCGACCGCTGCGAGCGCGCATCCTCACGTTTGGGTGACCGCCAAGAGCCAGCTTGTTTACGACGAGAAAGCCGACATCACGGCCGTACGTCACAGCTGGACTTTCGACGAAGCCTATTCGAGCTATGCCACCCAGGGCCTGGATACCGACGGAGACGGCAAGCTTTCGGCTGCCGAGCTTACCGATCTTGCCAAGGTCAACGTCGATTCATTGAGTGAATTCAACTATTTCACGAAGGGCAAGGCGAACGGCAAAACAGTCGCCTTTGCGAATCCGACGGAATACAACCTCAATTTCGAGAACGGCCGTTTGACGCTCAATTTCACGCTGCCGGTGAAGACGCCGATGCCTGCCAATCGCATGCTGACCGTCGAGATCTACGACGGCACCTATTTCGTGGCTTTTACACTTGCTGACGGCGATGATGCGGCCACGACAAGCGGCGCCCCCAAGGGCTGCGCAACACAAATCACCCGGCCGAAGAAGCCAGACGAAGCGCAGCAGCAGCAACTGTCGGAGGCCTTCTTCGAAGCTCTGACAGCCAACGCCAATTTCGGCATGCAGTTTTCCAATCGCATCCTGGTTGCCTGCCCGTGA
- a CDS encoding amidase, with product MAGRDQFCFYRTQSLAEKDKTMPVADDTLRAFMPYPDVQVASVATGPLAGQRLAVKDLFDVAGYPTSMGSPIFLAATGVRTTTAPLVRQLLEAGAQFVGKTICDEFAYSMIGKNAHFGMPVNAAAPGRVPGGSSSGSASAVAGGLADIGLGSDTGGSTRFPGSFCGLFSIRPTHGRLSLEGAAPMAPSFDTAGWFTRDALLFETVADVLLGEDTSPLGDEPELHLPDDLFALADPAAAAALRAAVQRATLRIGDIRGQDLDIADIAELVTAFRRLQGREAWLSLGALIERYGPPLGPGVAERFAFAQAVTDAEVESAAIVRDEFRARLTRILGSDRVILLPSAPDIAPLASDGDVELDDFRTRAQRLAVLASLTGFPQVTIPVAEKDGAPIGLSLLGPPGSDRALVALGRRVHRAAALRLA from the coding sequence ATGGCGGGACGCGACCAGTTCTGCTTCTATCGGACGCAATCGCTCGCTGAAAAGGACAAGACGATGCCTGTTGCCGACGATACGCTCCGTGCTTTCATGCCCTATCCCGATGTCCAGGTGGCCAGCGTGGCAACGGGACCACTGGCCGGGCAGCGTCTGGCGGTCAAGGACCTGTTCGATGTGGCAGGCTATCCGACCAGCATGGGAAGCCCGATATTCCTCGCGGCGACCGGCGTCCGCACGACGACCGCGCCCCTCGTCCGGCAGCTTCTGGAGGCAGGCGCGCAATTCGTCGGAAAGACGATCTGCGATGAGTTCGCGTATTCGATGATCGGCAAGAACGCCCATTTCGGCATGCCGGTGAACGCCGCTGCGCCGGGCCGCGTCCCAGGCGGTTCGTCCTCCGGTTCGGCCTCGGCTGTGGCAGGAGGGCTCGCCGATATCGGGCTCGGCAGCGATACAGGCGGATCGACGCGCTTTCCAGGCAGTTTCTGCGGGCTGTTCTCCATTCGCCCGACGCACGGCAGGCTGTCGCTCGAAGGGGCCGCGCCCATGGCGCCGAGCTTCGATACGGCGGGATGGTTCACCCGGGATGCTCTCCTGTTTGAGACGGTCGCGGACGTGCTGCTCGGAGAAGACACATCGCCGCTCGGTGATGAGCCGGAGCTGCATCTTCCGGATGACCTGTTCGCGCTGGCCGACCCTGCCGCCGCTGCCGCGCTGAGGGCAGCCGTCCAGCGCGCGACGCTCAGGATCGGGGATATTCGAGGACAGGATCTCGATATTGCTGACATCGCGGAGCTCGTCACCGCCTTTCGCCGTTTGCAGGGCCGTGAGGCGTGGCTCTCTCTTGGCGCGCTGATCGAACGCTATGGTCCGCCGCTGGGCCCAGGCGTGGCGGAGCGCTTCGCGTTCGCGCAAGCCGTCACCGATGCCGAGGTGGAGAGTGCCGCCATCGTGCGGGACGAATTCCGCGCACGTCTAACGCGGATCCTGGGGTCGGACCGCGTGATCCTTTTACCTTCGGCTCCGGATATCGCGCCGCTCGCGAGCGACGGGGATGTCGAGCTCGACGATTTCCGCACCCGGGCGCAGCGGCTTGCCGTTTTAGCCTCCTTGACCGGTTTCCCGCAGGTCACCATTCCGGTGGCTGAGAAGGATGGCGCGCCCATCGGCCTTTCATTGCTCGGGCCTCCCGGGTCCGACAGAGCTCTCGTGGCGCTGGGGCGCCGCGTTCACCGCGCGGCAGCGCTGCGCCTCGCCTGA
- the hemH gene encoding ferrochelatase produces MDKPVATASPRPLDHPAISPRRIGVLIANLGTPEATDYWSMRRYLKEFLSDRRVIETPRLLWWFILNGIVLTTRPGRKGKDYETIWNKALNESPLKTITRSQATKLQETLSQLDDRIVVEWGMRYGHPSMKAALTSLQEQGCDRILLVPLYPQYAAATTATACDKAFEALMQMRWQPSLRVAPPYYDDPVYIEAAVAGLRQSIAALDFEPEVILASFHGIPKEYMMKGDPYHCQCVKTWRLMREAMGLSADEFMMSFQSRFGRAEWLQPYTDATVQALAQRGVKRLAVVMPGFSVDCLETLEEIAGENGEIFHHHGGEKFAAIPCLNDSPEGMRVISHIAIRELQGWIGPAAD; encoded by the coding sequence TTGGACAAACCGGTTGCCACGGCATCCCCCCGCCCCCTGGATCATCCGGCGATCAGTCCGCGTCGCATTGGTGTGCTTATCGCCAATCTCGGTACGCCGGAGGCGACCGATTATTGGTCGATGCGCCGTTACCTCAAGGAGTTCCTCTCAGATCGCCGCGTCATCGAGACACCGCGTCTTCTCTGGTGGTTCATCCTGAATGGGATCGTCTTGACGACCCGTCCCGGCCGCAAGGGCAAGGATTACGAGACGATCTGGAACAAGGCGTTGAACGAGTCCCCGCTGAAGACCATCACGCGCTCGCAAGCAACGAAGTTGCAGGAGACGCTGTCGCAGCTCGATGACCGCATCGTGGTGGAATGGGGGATGCGTTACGGACATCCCTCCATGAAAGCGGCTCTGACATCCCTTCAGGAGCAGGGCTGCGATCGCATTCTCCTGGTCCCGCTCTATCCGCAATATGCGGCAGCGACGACAGCGACTGCCTGCGACAAGGCTTTCGAGGCCCTGATGCAGATGCGATGGCAACCAAGTCTGCGGGTCGCGCCACCCTACTATGATGATCCGGTTTATATAGAGGCCGCCGTTGCTGGGCTCAGGCAAAGCATCGCGGCGCTCGATTTCGAGCCCGAGGTCATCCTCGCCTCTTTCCACGGCATTCCAAAAGAATACATGATGAAGGGCGATCCCTATCACTGCCAGTGTGTGAAAACGTGGCGGCTGATGCGGGAAGCCATGGGCCTCTCGGCCGACGAGTTCATGATGAGCTTCCAGTCACGTTTTGGTCGCGCGGAATGGCTTCAGCCCTATACGGACGCGACGGTGCAGGCGCTCGCCCAGCGCGGCGTCAAGCGGCTGGCGGTTGTCATGCCCGGTTTCTCTGTCGATTGCCTCGAAACCCTCGAAGAGATCGCGGGCGAGAACGGCGAGATCTTCCATCACCATGGCGGTGAAAAATTCGCTGCCATTCCCTGTCTCAACGACTCGCCCGAGGGGATGAGGGTGATCAGCCATATCGCGATCCGTGAGCTTCAGGGATGGATCGGGCCTGCCGCAGACTGA
- a CDS encoding SPFH domain-containing protein, with protein sequence MPLLGYDIFAIALIALLILTIVLGVRTVPQGYNYTVVRFGRYSRSLGPGLGLIIPYAESIGHRVNMMEQVLDIPSQEGITRDNAGVTVDAVAFYQVLDAARASYAVSNLSQAILTLTMTNIRTVVGSLDLDGLLSHRDQINERLLRVVDAAASPWGVKVTRVEIKDIEPPVDLADAMARQMKAEREKRAAVLEAEGQRQAEILRAEGQKQAQVLAAEGRREAAFREAEGRERQAEAEARATTMISDAITRGDLAAANFLVAEKYVDVLKALATAPNQKVMVLPIEAASLVGTFAGLSEITKSVFAEDATGPARRRSGDAPT encoded by the coding sequence ATGCCGTTGCTCGGCTACGATATTTTTGCCATTGCCTTAATTGCTTTGCTCATCCTGACGATTGTGCTGGGCGTAAGGACGGTTCCGCAGGGTTACAACTACACCGTCGTACGTTTCGGGCGTTATTCACGGTCCCTCGGGCCAGGTCTCGGCCTCATCATCCCCTACGCCGAGTCCATTGGTCACCGCGTGAACATGATGGAGCAGGTGCTCGATATTCCAAGCCAGGAAGGGATCACCCGCGACAACGCCGGCGTCACGGTGGACGCGGTCGCCTTCTATCAGGTGTTGGATGCCGCACGCGCTTCCTACGCGGTCTCGAACCTTTCCCAAGCGATCCTCACCCTGACGATGACCAATATCCGGACGGTCGTCGGTTCCCTGGACCTCGACGGGCTCCTTTCCCATCGCGACCAGATCAACGAGAGATTGCTACGGGTGGTTGATGCTGCCGCCTCGCCCTGGGGCGTCAAGGTCACGCGCGTCGAGATCAAGGATATCGAGCCGCCCGTCGATCTTGCCGACGCCATGGCGCGGCAGATGAAAGCCGAGCGCGAGAAGCGAGCGGCGGTCCTGGAGGCCGAAGGGCAGCGGCAAGCCGAGATCCTGCGTGCCGAGGGCCAGAAGCAGGCGCAGGTTCTGGCCGCCGAGGGCCGGCGCGAAGCTGCGTTCCGCGAGGCCGAGGGTCGTGAGCGGCAAGCCGAGGCAGAGGCGCGCGCTACAACGATGATCAGTGATGCGATCACTCGTGGGGATCTTGCCGCCGCCAATTTCCTCGTCGCGGAAAAATATGTCGATGTCCTGAAGGCGCTCGCCACCGCGCCCAATCAGAAGGTGATGGTCCTGCCGATCGAGGCCGCCTCGCTCGTTGGTACCTTTGCGGGGCTCTCGGAAATCACCAAGAGCGTGTTCGCTGAAGACGCCACTGGTCCTGCGCGGCGCAGGAGCGGCGACGCGCCGACGTAG
- a CDS encoding DUF1045 domain-containing protein: MTPPDRYAVYVAPAADSALWRFGSAVLGYDAENGEDVTQLVPAGTSRERFRELTADPRVYGFHATIKAPFRLASGESEERLRAAFDRFVGSRRSFALPRLVPRAIGGRSGEGAFIALVEAQPAPPLAALERATVEAFEPFRASLSPADYARRQPQKLTSQQRGYLDRYGYPYVFEEFRFHMTLTNRVPEGEVEEVLAGLSKLYDEMVPAGPMMVDQLALCRQPPRKPEAEEAPRFRIIARRAFAQA; the protein is encoded by the coding sequence GTGACCCCACCTGATCGTTATGCCGTTTATGTCGCTCCCGCGGCCGACAGCGCCCTTTGGCGCTTCGGCTCGGCCGTTCTCGGTTATGATGCCGAGAACGGAGAGGATGTCACTCAGCTCGTACCGGCCGGAACGAGCCGAGAGCGCTTCCGTGAACTGACGGCTGACCCTCGCGTCTATGGCTTTCATGCGACGATCAAGGCGCCCTTCCGTCTGGCCTCTGGTGAGAGCGAGGAGCGGCTGAGGGCGGCGTTCGATCGTTTCGTCGGGAGCAGGCGGTCGTTCGCGTTGCCGAGGCTCGTGCCGAGGGCGATTGGGGGGCGGTCGGGCGAGGGCGCCTTCATCGCGCTTGTCGAGGCGCAGCCGGCCCCTCCCTTGGCGGCGCTGGAGCGGGCAACGGTGGAGGCCTTCGAGCCTTTTCGCGCCAGCCTCTCCCCGGCCGACTATGCCCGTCGGCAGCCGCAGAAGCTGACAAGCCAGCAGCGCGGCTATCTCGACAGGTACGGCTATCCCTACGTCTTTGAGGAATTTCGCTTCCACATGACGCTCACCAACCGGGTGCCGGAGGGTGAGGTGGAGGAGGTGCTGGCGGGGCTCTCGAAGCTCTATGACGAGATGGTACCCGCCGGACCCATGATGGTCGATCAGCTGGCACTATGCCGTCAGCCGCCGCGCAAGCCCGAGGCGGAGGAGGCGCCGCGCTTCCGCATCATTGCCCGGCGCGCCTTTGCCCAGGCTTGA
- a CDS encoding nickel transporter, producing the protein MVRLGVALAGLAVVGAALLALGMVLEAWLAPPPAPRNPFGTGLREAAPAATGIGGFILAVQGEFYQLLIRAMREMKDNGSAFWSLMAIGFTYGVFHAAGPGHGKSVIAGYIVASRQSLRRGLSLSAAAALLQAAVAIAIVSILALVIRATAATVSATANAIELASFGAVMLLGLAVLWRKAGTFVAIAGLGRAQQDFSPDCGHVHVPPPAELDRLRDWRDRAGVVVAAGIRPCAGAIIILVFALGQGLFAAGIAATLAMAVGTAITTGALAALAVFMKGLALKVAGGRGRGPVVIAALEVLAAAFVTLTGVALLFGLWTSSGG; encoded by the coding sequence CTGGTGAGGCTGGGCGTTGCGCTCGCCGGGCTCGCCGTCGTGGGGGCAGCGTTGCTGGCGCTGGGCATGGTCCTCGAGGCGTGGCTCGCCCCACCACCGGCTCCGCGCAATCCCTTTGGCACGGGCTTGAGAGAGGCCGCGCCCGCCGCCACAGGCATCGGCGGATTTATCCTCGCCGTACAGGGTGAGTTTTACCAGCTTCTCATTCGCGCCATGCGAGAGATGAAGGACAACGGCTCTGCCTTCTGGTCGCTGATGGCGATCGGCTTCACCTATGGCGTCTTTCACGCGGCCGGCCCTGGCCACGGCAAAAGCGTGATAGCGGGCTATATCGTCGCGAGCCGCCAGTCATTGCGGCGGGGGCTGTCGCTCAGCGCGGCGGCCGCTCTCCTGCAAGCCGCCGTGGCGATCGCCATCGTTTCGATCCTCGCCCTCGTGATCCGCGCCACAGCCGCGACGGTCAGCGCCACCGCCAATGCGATCGAGCTCGCGAGCTTTGGCGCTGTCATGCTGCTCGGCCTTGCCGTGCTCTGGCGCAAGGCCGGCACTTTCGTCGCCATCGCAGGGCTCGGTAGGGCGCAGCAGGATTTCAGCCCGGATTGCGGGCACGTGCATGTACCGCCTCCCGCCGAGCTCGACCGCCTCCGCGACTGGCGCGACAGAGCTGGCGTCGTCGTCGCCGCGGGTATCCGGCCCTGCGCGGGCGCCATCATTATCCTTGTTTTCGCGCTCGGCCAGGGCCTGTTCGCCGCGGGCATAGCAGCGACGCTCGCCATGGCGGTTGGAACCGCGATAACGACGGGCGCGCTCGCGGCACTCGCCGTATTTATGAAGGGGCTCGCCCTGAAGGTCGCAGGCGGTCGTGGACGCGGTCCGGTGGTCATCGCTGCCCTAGAAGTGCTTGCGGCGGCGTTCGTGACACTGACAGGCGTCGCCTTGCTCTTTGGCCTCTGGACCTCAAGCGGGGGCTGA
- a CDS encoding indolepyruvate ferredoxin oxidoreductase family protein — protein sequence MRLNDVHLDDKYDLTKDRVFITGTQAIVRLMLMQKERDRRAGLNTAGFVSGYRGSPLGGLDLQFARAARALKAADVVFQPGLNEDLAATACWGTQQAEMRGDGKFDGVFTLWYGKGPGVDRSGDVFRHANMAGTSRHGGAIALMGDDHTAESSTVAHQTEFLFVDTMIPILNPAGVQEILDYGLYGFAMSRFAGTWVALKGVKDTVESTAVVDGSLERLGIVIPEDFALPPGGLNIRPFDKILEQEARLHEFKRDAALAFIRANGLNRIITSGGRSPKIGIVTVGKSYLDVRQAFDDLGIDEVRANDLGIRLYKIACPWPIGRQELIDFARGLDLIIVVEEKRSLIEVQVREELYGSANQPICVGKKDEAGNWLFPVKGALDPNDIAIAIGERVLRYHPSEELAARVAHIRDAQRILAETADAGTRTPHFCSGCPHNSSTVVPEGMRAYAGIGCHYMVQWMDRSTEGVTQMGGEGANWIGEAPFSKRKHVFQNLGDGTYQHSGILALRFALATKTNVTYKILFNDAVAMTGGQNVEGNLTVDRIAAEVRAEGVSRIALVSDEPDKYPPSMHWPAGMTRHHRDDLDAVQRELAEVPGVSVLIFDQTCAAEKRRRRKKGTYPDPDRRVIINELVCEGCGDCSVASNCVSVQPQMTEFGRKRVIDQSTCNKDFSCVKGFCPSFVSVHGATLRKAELPAAAAQDGLHDGWEARLPDPVRPELGHKPYNIIVTGVGGSGVVTIGALLGMAAHLEGRGCGMIDMAGLAQKGGAVYSHVRLAAAPEDIHAIRVFAGEADLVLGCDLVVTGSKKVLAAVAKGETALMVNTAEVHPGDFTRNADYVLPVERIKRAIAEATGGRGAYFVDANAIAVAVLGNSIAANMFMLGFAYQHGKIPVSAEALEKAITLNGEAVEMNLAAFRWGRRAVCEPEAVGALVAKAHEPTPVRHLSHSLDEIIDRRIVFLIGYQNNAYAARYGRLVERVRVREAEITSSTALTEAVARYLFKLMAYKDEYEVARLYSDGNFARQLASTFAGDKIRLEFHLAPPILAPKDAHGRPRKMTFGPWMLPLFRALAACKGLRGTAFDPFGRTEERRTERQLIKDYEALLDEVLEKLDAGNHALAVALASIPEKIRGFGHIKQRHLVAAKREEAELLERFRTGVPPLAVAAE from the coding sequence GTGCGCCTCAACGATGTCCATCTCGACGACAAATATGATCTGACGAAGGACCGCGTGTTCATCACCGGAACGCAGGCCATCGTGCGTCTGATGCTGATGCAGAAGGAGCGCGACAGGCGAGCGGGGCTGAACACAGCTGGTTTCGTTTCCGGCTATCGGGGCTCGCCTCTCGGTGGACTCGATTTGCAGTTCGCGCGGGCTGCACGGGCGCTGAAAGCTGCCGACGTCGTATTTCAGCCGGGCCTGAATGAGGATCTCGCCGCCACTGCCTGCTGGGGAACACAGCAGGCTGAGATGCGCGGCGACGGCAAATTCGACGGCGTGTTCACGCTCTGGTACGGCAAGGGGCCAGGCGTCGATCGCTCAGGCGATGTGTTTCGCCACGCCAATATGGCCGGTACGTCACGGCATGGGGGCGCGATCGCGCTGATGGGTGACGACCACACGGCTGAGAGTTCGACCGTGGCGCACCAGACGGAGTTTCTCTTCGTCGACACCATGATCCCGATCCTCAATCCCGCGGGTGTGCAGGAAATTCTCGATTACGGGCTTTATGGGTTTGCCATGAGCCGCTTCGCGGGCACCTGGGTCGCGCTGAAAGGCGTCAAGGACACGGTGGAATCGACCGCGGTGGTAGATGGTTCGCTAGAGCGGCTCGGCATCGTCATCCCCGAGGACTTCGCCCTGCCGCCGGGCGGATTGAATATACGCCCCTTCGACAAGATCCTGGAACAGGAAGCGCGGCTGCATGAGTTCAAGCGGGACGCTGCTCTCGCGTTCATCCGGGCCAACGGCCTCAATCGCATCATCACGTCGGGGGGACGTAGCCCCAAAATCGGCATTGTTACCGTCGGCAAGAGCTATCTCGACGTCCGCCAGGCCTTCGACGACCTCGGCATTGACGAGGTGCGCGCCAATGATCTCGGCATCCGCCTCTACAAGATCGCCTGCCCTTGGCCGATCGGCCGGCAGGAGCTCATCGATTTCGCGCGGGGGCTCGACCTCATCATCGTCGTCGAGGAGAAGCGCTCCCTCATCGAGGTGCAGGTGCGGGAGGAGCTTTACGGCTCCGCCAATCAGCCGATCTGTGTCGGCAAGAAGGACGAGGCGGGCAATTGGCTGTTCCCGGTGAAAGGCGCGCTCGATCCCAACGATATCGCGATCGCGATAGGCGAACGTGTGCTGCGTTATCATCCCAGCGAAGAGCTGGCCGCCCGCGTCGCCCACATCCGCGACGCCCAGCGGATCCTGGCAGAGACGGCGGATGCCGGCACGCGAACGCCTCATTTTTGCTCGGGCTGCCCGCATAATTCCTCGACTGTCGTGCCTGAGGGCATGCGCGCCTACGCCGGCATCGGCTGCCATTACATGGTGCAGTGGATGGACCGCTCGACGGAAGGTGTGACCCAGATGGGCGGCGAGGGTGCCAACTGGATCGGCGAGGCGCCCTTCTCCAAGCGCAAGCACGTTTTCCAGAACCTCGGTGACGGCACCTACCAGCATTCCGGAATCCTGGCGCTGCGCTTCGCGCTCGCGACAAAAACCAATGTAACCTACAAGATCCTCTTCAATGACGCTGTCGCCATGACGGGCGGCCAGAATGTGGAAGGAAACCTCACCGTCGACAGGATCGCGGCTGAGGTGCGCGCAGAAGGGGTGAGCCGGATCGCCCTGGTCTCGGACGAGCCCGACAAATATCCCCCGTCGATGCACTGGCCAGCCGGCATGACGCGCCACCATCGCGACGATCTCGACGCGGTGCAGCGGGAGTTGGCGGAAGTGCCCGGCGTTTCTGTCCTGATCTTCGATCAGACATGTGCTGCTGAGAAGCGCCGGCGCCGCAAGAAAGGTACCTATCCCGATCCCGACCGGCGCGTCATCATCAACGAACTCGTCTGCGAAGGCTGTGGCGATTGCAGCGTCGCTTCCAACTGTGTGTCGGTGCAGCCGCAGATGACGGAGTTCGGGCGCAAGCGTGTGATCGACCAGTCCACCTGCAACAAGGATTTTTCCTGCGTGAAGGGCTTCTGCCCTTCCTTCGTTTCGGTGCATGGGGCGACCCTGCGCAAGGCGGAACTTCCTGCCGCCGCGGCGCAGGACGGTCTGCACGATGGCTGGGAAGCGCGTCTGCCGGACCCTGTGCGGCCGGAACTTGGCCACAAGCCCTACAACATTATCGTGACGGGCGTCGGGGGCTCCGGCGTCGTCACCATCGGTGCCCTGCTTGGCATGGCGGCGCATCTGGAGGGGCGCGGCTGCGGCATGATCGACATGGCGGGGCTCGCCCAGAAGGGTGGGGCGGTCTACAGCCATGTCCGCCTGGCCGCTGCGCCGGAGGACATTCACGCCATCCGCGTTTTCGCGGGCGAGGCTGACCTGGTTCTCGGTTGCGATCTCGTCGTGACCGGCTCGAAGAAAGTGCTGGCGGCCGTCGCCAAGGGTGAGACCGCGCTGATGGTGAACACCGCGGAGGTGCACCCCGGCGATTTCACGCGCAATGCTGACTATGTCCTGCCGGTCGAGCGCATCAAACGCGCCATCGCCGAAGCGACGGGCGGAAGGGGGGCCTATTTCGTCGATGCCAATGCCATCGCGGTCGCGGTATTGGGCAACTCGATCGCCGCCAACATGTTCATGCTCGGCTTCGCGTATCAGCACGGCAAGATACCGGTGTCCGCCGAGGCGCTGGAAAAGGCCATCACGCTGAACGGCGAGGCGGTTGAGATGAACCTCGCCGCCTTCCGCTGGGGGCGGCGGGCGGTCTGCGAGCCGGAGGCCGTCGGCGCGCTGGTCGCCAAGGCCCATGAACCGACGCCGGTCCGCCATCTGTCACACTCACTGGACGAGATCATCGACCGGCGGATCGTTTTTCTCATCGGCTACCAGAACAATGCCTATGCGGCGCGCTACGGCCGCCTGGTCGAGCGGGTGAGAGTGCGGGAGGCCGAGATCACGTCCTCCACCGCCCTCACGGAGGCGGTTGCCCGCTATCTCTTCAAGCTCATGGCCTACAAGGACGAGTACGAGGTGGCGCGTCTCTACAGCGACGGCAATTTCGCTCGGCAGCTTGCCTCCACCTTCGCTGGTGACAAGATCCGGCTCGAGTTCCATTTGGCGCCACCTATCCTGGCTCCGAAGGATGCGCATGGCCGGCCGCGCAAGATGACGTTCGGCCCGTGGATGCTGCCGCTATTCAGGGCCCTTGCAGCCTGCAAGGGGTTGCGCGGCACAGCCTTCGATCCCTTTGGTCGAACAGAAGAGCGGCGCACCGAGCGCCAGCTCATCAAGGACTACGAGGCGCTTCTCGACGAAGTGCTCGAGAAGCTTGATGCCGGCAATCATGCGCTTGCCGTGGCGCTGGCATCCATCCCCGAGAAGATCCGCGGCTTCGGGCATATCAAGCAGCGGCATCTCGTGGCAGCAAAGCGGGAGGAGGCGGAGTTGCTGGAGCGGTTCCGCACGGGCGTGCCGCCGCTCGCCGTGGCGGCGGAATAG